In Gimesia benthica, a single window of DNA contains:
- the rpmA gene encoding 50S ribosomal protein L27, with protein sequence MAHKKGQGSSRNGRDSEAQRRGIKKFGGESVLAGNIIARQCGTKWHPGKNVGMGKDYTIFSLVEGTVFFDKDGRRINVEPALN encoded by the coding sequence ATGGCACATAAGAAAGGTCAAGGTTCCAGCCGTAACGGTCGCGATTCAGAAGCACAGCGCCGTGGAATCAAGAAATTCGGCGGTGAAAGCGTTCTGGCAGGAAACATCATCGCCCGTCAGTGCGGTACCAAATGGCATCCTGGTAAAAACGTGGGAATGGGCAAAGATTACACCATCTTCTCACTGGTTGAAGGCACTGTCTTCTTCGATAAGGATGGTCGACGGATCAACGTTGAGCCTGCTTTGAACTAA
- a CDS encoding S1C family serine protease — protein MKYAIGCFFSAVIGGLVVSALDAPSAGLIASSEAQVQPNLTGPRIIPPTPLKPAPPEVNANKTTPEHITELFNQRGLSPEEEINVSVYEKLNKSVVHITTKGTKSDGFFMLEYDTEGAGSGAIIDKAGHILTNYHVIEDAQQVNVTLFNGKSYQATFVGADAINDIAVIKIDEAPEVLFPVSMSDSSKLKVGQRVFAIGNPFGLERTMTCGIISSLNRSLKLRGNRTIKSIIQIDAAVNPGNSGGPLLNSHGQLIGINTAIASNTGQSSGVGFAIPSNLVARVVPQLLTHGHMIHPEIGIQRVYETEQGLLIAKLTPGGPAEKAGLRGPKIVRQRRGLIVIERVDRGAADLIVAVDQKQIKSAADFLDYIESKKPGDTVVVTVLRGKEQTPTKVSVTLTASQSNRP, from the coding sequence GTGAAATACGCCATTGGTTGTTTTTTCTCTGCCGTGATCGGCGGTCTGGTCGTTTCTGCTCTGGATGCCCCGTCTGCAGGTCTGATTGCCTCTTCAGAGGCACAGGTACAACCGAATTTAACCGGCCCTCGAATCATTCCTCCCACGCCACTGAAACCCGCGCCCCCTGAGGTTAATGCCAACAAGACGACGCCGGAACACATCACCGAATTATTCAATCAACGCGGACTGTCTCCCGAGGAGGAGATTAATGTCAGCGTGTATGAAAAACTGAATAAGAGCGTGGTTCACATTACAACCAAGGGCACGAAGAGCGATGGTTTTTTCATGCTCGAATATGATACGGAAGGCGCAGGGTCGGGAGCGATCATCGACAAAGCAGGGCACATTCTGACCAACTACCATGTGATCGAAGATGCCCAGCAGGTGAATGTCACCCTGTTTAACGGGAAATCATACCAGGCCACCTTTGTCGGCGCGGATGCCATTAATGACATCGCGGTGATTAAAATTGATGAAGCTCCGGAAGTGCTGTTTCCGGTCAGCATGTCCGATTCCAGTAAATTGAAAGTAGGACAGCGTGTCTTTGCGATTGGCAACCCGTTCGGGCTGGAACGGACGATGACCTGCGGCATTATTTCCAGTCTAAACCGGTCGCTGAAACTGCGGGGGAACCGCACGATCAAATCCATCATTCAGATTGATGCAGCAGTGAACCCGGGGAATTCAGGTGGCCCCCTGCTGAATTCGCATGGGCAGTTAATCGGGATCAATACCGCGATCGCCAGTAATACCGGTCAGAGTTCCGGCGTCGGCTTTGCAATTCCTTCGAACCTCGTTGCCCGCGTCGTTCCCCAACTGCTGACCCACGGACATATGATTCATCCGGAAATCGGTATTCAGCGCGTCTATGAGACCGAGCAGGGTTTATTGATTGCGAAACTGACACCGGGGGGCCCCGCTGAGAAGGCAGGTTTGCGCGGTCCCAAAATCGTGCGACAGAGAAGGGGACTGATCGTCATCGAACGGGTCGACCGGGGGGCAGCGGATCTGATCGTCGCTGTAGACCAGAAGCAGATCAAATCGGCGGCGGACTTCCTGGATTATATCGAGAGCAAAAAGCCTGGTGACACCGTCGTGGTGACCGTGCTGCGGGGGAAGGAACAGACGCCGACTAAAGTCTCGGTCACCCTGACCGCCAGTCAGTCCAACCGACCATAA